The following coding sequences are from one Devosia yakushimensis window:
- a CDS encoding alpha-glucosidase/alpha-galactosidase, with amino-acid sequence MSFKVAVIGAGSVGFTKTLISDLLKVPEFADCEFALTDINPHNLDMVHQIIAKIVSVNNLPAKVTATTDRRAALTGARYIMSCVRVGGLEAFASDISVPLKYGVDQCVGDTLCAGGILYGQRNIPVILEFCKDIREVAEPGAVFLNYANPMAMNTWAANAYGGVQTIGLCHGVQHGAHQIAQVLGVADSELDYICSGINHQTWYIDIRAKGHKIEKDELIAAFEAHPVYSKQEKVRIDVLKRFGVYSTESNGHLSEYLPWYRKRPEEISKWIDMSDWIHGETGGYLRYSTERRNWFETDFPMFLEQAAKPLDQHKRTSEHASYIIEAMETGRVYRGHFNVRNNGIITNLPDDAIIESPGFVDRFGLNMVEGITLPLACAATCSASISVQRMSVEAAMTGDIDLLKLAVLHDPLVGAICTPDEVWQMVDELVVTQAQWLPQYKDAVPAAKERLAKGTVKTKDWDGAARKKVRSVEELREVVGGHH; translated from the coding sequence ATGTCATTCAAAGTTGCCGTCATCGGCGCCGGCTCGGTCGGCTTCACCAAGACGCTGATCTCGGATCTGCTCAAGGTCCCCGAATTTGCCGATTGCGAATTCGCGCTGACCGATATCAATCCGCACAATCTGGATATGGTCCACCAGATCATCGCCAAGATCGTTTCTGTCAATAATCTGCCGGCCAAGGTGACGGCGACGACGGATCGCCGTGCGGCGCTGACAGGCGCCCGCTATATCATGAGCTGCGTGCGGGTGGGCGGGCTTGAGGCCTTTGCGTCCGATATTTCCGTGCCGCTGAAATATGGTGTCGATCAATGCGTGGGCGATACGCTGTGTGCCGGCGGCATTCTCTACGGCCAGCGCAATATCCCGGTGATCCTCGAATTCTGCAAGGATATCAGGGAAGTGGCCGAGCCCGGCGCGGTGTTCCTCAACTATGCCAATCCCATGGCGATGAATACCTGGGCCGCCAATGCCTATGGCGGCGTGCAGACAATCGGGCTGTGCCATGGCGTGCAGCATGGCGCCCATCAGATCGCCCAGGTGCTGGGTGTCGCCGATAGCGAGCTGGACTATATCTGCTCGGGCATCAACCACCAGACCTGGTATATCGACATCCGCGCCAAGGGCCACAAAATCGAAAAGGACGAGCTGATCGCCGCTTTCGAGGCCCATCCGGTCTATTCCAAGCAGGAAAAGGTCCGCATCGACGTGCTGAAGCGCTTCGGCGTCTATTCCACGGAGTCCAATGGTCATCTCAGCGAGTACCTGCCCTGGTATCGCAAGCGCCCGGAGGAAATCTCCAAGTGGATCGACATGAGCGACTGGATCCACGGCGAAACCGGCGGCTATCTGCGCTATTCGACCGAGCGGCGGAACTGGTTCGAGACCGATTTCCCGATGTTCCTCGAACAGGCGGCCAAGCCGCTCGACCAGCACAAGCGCACCTCGGAGCACGCTTCCTACATTATCGAGGCGATGGAAACCGGCCGCGTCTATCGCGGGCATTTCAACGTCCGCAACAATGGCATCATCACTAATCTGCCGGATGATGCGATCATTGAAAGCCCCGGTTTTGTTGATCGTTTCGGCCTCAACATGGTGGAGGGCATCACCCTGCCGCTGGCTTGCGCCGCCACCTGCTCGGCCTCGATTTCGGTGCAGCGCATGAGCGTGGAGGCCGCCATGACCGGCGATATCGACCTGCTCAAGCTCGCTGTGCTGCATGATCCGCTGGTCGGCGCCATCTGCACGCCGGACGAAGTCTGGCAGATGGTGGACGAACTGGTTGTGACGCAGGCGCAATGGCTGCCGCAATACAAGGACGCCGTCCCCGCCGCCAAGGAACGCCTCGCCAAGGGCACCGTCAAGACCAAGGACTGGGACGGCGCCGCCCGCAAGAAGGTCCGCTCAGTGGAAGAACTGCGCGAAGTGGTCGGCGGACACCACTAG
- a CDS encoding MaoC family dehydratase, which yields MTNPVTRDRRHFEDLAMGEIIDLGQTKVTREMITTFAREFDPLPFHLDEAAAKASLLGGLASSGWQTGALSLRMLVDSFLNKIASAGGLGFTNLKWKNPVMVGDTIGGTVTIAELRRSATHPQWGIVTLDFDIRNQKGKPVLTMRLANMVETRGTEAEA from the coding sequence ATGACCAATCCTGTAACCCGCGATCGCCGCCACTTCGAAGACCTCGCCATGGGCGAAATCATCGACCTGGGTCAGACCAAAGTGACCCGCGAGATGATCACGACCTTCGCGCGCGAATTCGATCCCCTGCCCTTCCATCTCGATGAAGCCGCCGCCAAGGCGTCGCTGCTCGGTGGACTGGCGTCCAGCGGCTGGCAGACCGGCGCACTGAGCCTGCGCATGCTGGTCGATAGCTTCCTCAACAAAATCGCCTCGGCGGGCGGGCTGGGCTTTACCAACCTAAAATGGAAAAACCCGGTCATGGTGGGCGATACGATCGGCGGCACGGTGACCATTGCCGAGCTGCGCCGCTCCGCCACCCACCCGCAATGGGGGATTGTCACGCTCGACTTTGACATCCGCAACCAGAAGGGCAAGCCGGTGCTGACCATGCGCCTGGCCAATATGGTCGAAACGCGCGGCACGGAAGCAGAAGCATGA
- a CDS encoding MaoC family dehydratase, translated as MTRWFENITLNEVFPLGSHTFTAEEIVRFASLYDPQYFHLDPEAARHSHFGGLVASGWHTVSVGHRRMVDALEAEEERLRGLGEEPGTSGPSPGVNTMEFKVPVRPGDTVSYELVVTDKRASNSIPGWGLLFNSITATNQHGELVYRAEVVGFSKLRDYRAPAGQRLLLALTSWPLIGGLLKRRS; from the coding sequence ATGACCCGCTGGTTTGAGAATATCACGCTGAACGAGGTCTTCCCCCTTGGCAGCCATACATTCACGGCCGAAGAAATCGTGCGCTTTGCCAGCCTTTATGATCCGCAATATTTCCACCTTGATCCAGAAGCGGCCAGGCACAGCCATTTCGGCGGCTTAGTCGCCAGCGGATGGCACACTGTCAGCGTCGGGCATCGCCGCATGGTTGACGCGCTGGAGGCCGAAGAGGAGCGCCTTCGCGGATTGGGCGAGGAACCGGGCACTTCCGGCCCCTCCCCGGGCGTCAATACCATGGAATTCAAAGTGCCCGTGCGCCCCGGCGACACGGTAAGCTATGAGCTGGTCGTTACCGACAAGCGGGCCTCTAACTCAATTCCTGGCTGGGGCCTGTTGTTCAATTCCATCACAGCCACCAATCAGCACGGCGAACTGGTCTATCGCGCCGAGGTGGTCGGCTTTTCCAAATTGCGCGACTATCGCGCACCTGCGGGACAGCGACTGTTGCTCGCGCTCACCAGCTGGCCCCTGATCGGCGGATTGCTCAAGCGACGCTCTTGA
- a CDS encoding ABC transporter permease produces MIRFLISRILSAIPILLVLSIVTFAIIQAPPGDYGDYIRSMAINQGGASVEAANAQAEAYREANGLNDPLPVQYLNWMAGILTRFDFGHSLYFNKPVGQVVAERLPATILLALTCHILASVIGITMGIVAATRQYSWVDSLFGFISFLGMTVPRFLLALVIIYFLVFRMGVQDVGNFFSPRYGGAPWSWDKFVDLVKHVWPVIAIATFGGLAYNMRVMRANLLDVLNSQYIETARAKGLSQGAAVMKHAVPNALHPLVAYQGVVLPYMLTGEIEVAIVFGLATVGPAITGSMAVGDVWVTATFMLVLATTLIIGNIISDVLLALLDPRVRLGDA; encoded by the coding sequence ATGATCCGTTTCCTCATATCGCGCATCCTGTCGGCGATCCCCATTCTGCTCGTGCTGAGCATCGTGACCTTCGCCATCATCCAGGCGCCTCCGGGCGACTATGGCGACTATATCCGCTCCATGGCCATCAATCAGGGCGGCGCCTCCGTCGAGGCCGCCAATGCCCAGGCCGAAGCCTATCGCGAGGCCAATGGCCTCAACGATCCCCTGCCGGTCCAGTATCTCAACTGGATGGCCGGCATCCTCACCCGCTTCGATTTCGGCCACTCGCTCTATTTCAACAAGCCCGTGGGCCAGGTCGTCGCCGAACGCCTGCCCGCCACCATCCTGCTGGCCCTGACCTGCCACATCCTGGCCTCCGTCATCGGCATCACCATGGGCATTGTCGCCGCCACCCGCCAATATAGCTGGGTCGATAGCCTCTTCGGCTTCATCTCCTTTCTGGGCATGACCGTTCCGCGCTTCCTGCTCGCGCTGGTCATCATCTACTTCCTCGTCTTCCGCATGGGCGTGCAGGATGTGGGCAATTTCTTCTCGCCCCGCTATGGCGGTGCGCCCTGGAGCTGGGACAAGTTCGTCGACCTGGTCAAACATGTCTGGCCGGTCATCGCCATCGCCACTTTTGGCGGCCTGGCCTATAATATGCGCGTGATGCGCGCCAATCTGCTCGACGTGCTCAATTCGCAATATATCGAAACCGCCCGCGCCAAGGGCCTCAGCCAGGGCGCCGCCGTGATGAAGCATGCCGTGCCCAATGCCCTGCACCCGCTTGTCGCCTATCAGGGCGTGGTGCTGCCCTATATGCTGACCGGCGAAATCGAAGTCGCCATCGTCTTCGGCCTCGCCACTGTCGGCCCCGCCATCACCGGCTCCATGGCCGTGGGCGACGTCTGGGTCACCGCCACTTTCATGCTGGTGCTCGCCACCACGCTGATCATCGGCAACATCATCTCCGACGTGTTGCTGGCCCTTCTCGATCCCCGCGTTCGGTTGGGAGACGCATGA
- a CDS encoding alpha-glucosidase/alpha-galactosidase → MANPKITFIGAGSAVFMKNIVGDILQRPALAGATIRLMDINPTRLEESEVIAKKLVATLGVPAKVETYANQRQALDGTNFVVVCFQIGGYEPSTVVDFEVPKKYNLRQTIADTLGVGGIMRGLRTVPHLWSICEDMLEVAPDAIMLQYVNPMAINTWAISEKYPTIKQVGLCHSVQGTAMELAHDLEIPYEEIRYRSAGINHMAFYLKFEHRQPDGSYKDLYPDLFKAYAEGRAPKPTWNPRCPNKVRYEMMTRLGYFVTESSEHFAEYTPYFIKEGREDIIEKFGIPLDEYPKRCVEQIAKWKKTSEDYRNADRIEVQQSKEYASSIVNSVWTGEPSVIYGNLRNNGVITSLPNNAAVEVPCLVDSNGLQPTYIGELPPQLTALIRTNINVQELTVRALIEENREHIYHAAMMDPHTAAELDLDQIWNLVDDLIEAHGTWLPEWARGSRKQRVA, encoded by the coding sequence ATGGCAAATCCCAAGATCACATTCATCGGCGCCGGTTCGGCCGTGTTCATGAAGAACATTGTCGGCGATATCCTGCAGCGCCCGGCGCTCGCAGGCGCCACCATCCGGCTGATGGACATCAACCCCACGCGGCTTGAAGAAAGCGAAGTCATCGCCAAAAAGCTCGTCGCCACCCTTGGCGTTCCGGCCAAGGTCGAAACCTATGCCAACCAGCGCCAGGCTCTCGACGGCACCAATTTCGTTGTCGTCTGCTTCCAGATCGGCGGCTACGAGCCCTCGACGGTGGTCGATTTCGAAGTGCCCAAGAAGTATAATCTCCGCCAGACCATTGCCGATACCCTCGGCGTCGGCGGCATCATGCGCGGCCTGCGCACCGTGCCTCATCTGTGGAGCATCTGCGAAGACATGCTCGAAGTCGCGCCCGACGCGATCATGCTGCAATATGTCAACCCGATGGCCATCAATACCTGGGCCATTTCCGAGAAATACCCCACCATCAAGCAGGTCGGCCTCTGCCATTCCGTGCAGGGCACAGCGATGGAGCTGGCCCACGATCTCGAAATTCCCTACGAGGAAATCCGCTATCGCTCGGCCGGCATCAACCACATGGCCTTCTACCTCAAGTTCGAGCATCGCCAGCCCGATGGCTCCTACAAGGATCTCTATCCCGATCTGTTCAAGGCCTATGCCGAAGGCCGCGCCCCCAAGCCGACCTGGAACCCGCGCTGCCCCAACAAGGTGCGCTACGAGATGATGACGCGCCTGGGCTATTTCGTCACCGAAAGCTCCGAGCACTTCGCCGAATACACACCCTATTTCATCAAGGAAGGCCGCGAGGACATCATCGAAAAGTTCGGCATCCCGCTCGACGAATATCCCAAGCGCTGTGTCGAGCAGATCGCCAAGTGGAAGAAGACCTCCGAGGACTACCGCAACGCCGACCGCATCGAGGTTCAGCAGTCCAAGGAATATGCCTCCTCCATCGTCAATTCGGTGTGGACGGGCGAACCTTCGGTGATCTACGGCAATCTGCGCAATAACGGCGTCATCACCTCCCTGCCCAACAATGCGGCCGTGGAAGTGCCCTGCCTGGTCGACAGCAATGGTCTGCAGCCCACCTATATCGGCGAACTGCCGCCCCAGCTGACCGCACTGATCCGCACCAATATCAACGTCCAGGAACTAACCGTTCGCGCGCTGATCGAGGAAAACCGCGAGCACATCTACCATGCCGCGATGATGGACCCCCACACCGCCGCCGAACTCGATCTCGACCAGATCTGGAACCTGGTCGACGATCTCATCGAAGCCCATGGCACCTGGTTGCCCGAATGGGCCCGCGGCTCCCGGAAGCAGCGCGTCGCCTGA
- a CDS encoding AraC family transcriptional regulator, translated as MLQTLQDYGHKVRSLTLPKSPIPLHCMAISAGYEQRINEVYSWDGMQRGTAPFLVIQHTLVGEGRLDFAGTQHRLTPGQTMILSLPHAHRYWLERGQHWEYFWLVLNGREALRLAREIIDTAGPVVTLPPSIIDRMAAACHTLIDKPAISPGEASSAAYSAMAALHDGVFGNDAAPDFTLPPAIARVVTYIDANLNRPLNVDRLARVAEMSRSHFVRQFTIATARAPSAFVQEQRIERIERLLVATDMNVATIAALTGFSDPNYLAKTFRRLRGMTPVDYRAARRLPSSI; from the coding sequence GTGCTCCAGACGCTCCAGGACTACGGCCACAAAGTCCGCTCCCTAACCCTCCCCAAGAGCCCCATCCCGCTGCATTGCATGGCGATCAGCGCCGGTTATGAGCAGCGCATCAACGAGGTCTACTCCTGGGACGGGATGCAGCGCGGAACCGCGCCGTTCCTGGTGATTCAGCATACTCTGGTCGGCGAGGGACGGCTCGATTTCGCCGGCACGCAGCATCGTTTGACACCCGGCCAGACCATGATCCTGAGCCTGCCGCATGCCCATCGCTACTGGCTGGAACGCGGCCAGCACTGGGAGTATTTTTGGCTTGTCCTCAACGGCCGCGAGGCTCTGCGCCTGGCCCGCGAAATCATCGATACCGCCGGCCCGGTGGTCACCCTGCCTCCCAGCATTATCGATCGCATGGCGGCAGCCTGCCACACACTGATCGACAAGCCGGCCATCTCCCCCGGCGAAGCCTCCAGCGCCGCCTATAGCGCTATGGCCGCCTTGCATGACGGTGTATTCGGCAATGACGCCGCGCCCGATTTCACGCTGCCACCCGCCATCGCCCGCGTGGTCACCTATATCGACGCCAATTTGAACCGCCCCCTCAATGTCGACCGCCTTGCCAGGGTGGCGGAGATGAGCCGGAGCCATTTCGTCCGCCAGTTCACCATCGCCACTGCCCGCGCCCCCTCGGCCTTCGTGCAGGAACAGCGCATTGAGCGTATCGAGCGCCTGCTGGTCGCCACCGACATGAATGTCGCCACCATCGCCGCGCTGACGGGCTTTAGCGACCCCAATTATCTGGCAAAGACCTTCCGGCGCCTGCGCGGCATGACGCCGGTCGACTACCGCGCCGCCCGTCGCTTACCCAGCAGCATCTAG
- a CDS encoding TerC family protein, whose protein sequence is MESLLAALSGDFLGTPVYFWIAFITIVIALLVFDLGVLHKDEHEIGAKESLTLYGFYVAIALAFGGWVWWQRGAQAGLEFYTGYLLEQSLAMDNMFVIATIFGFLAIPRIYQHRVLFWGILGVILFRAVLIGLGAALVNEFNWILFGFGAFLVFTGIRMFAHQDEEPNLEENKVFQFISKRFRVTKQLHGRNFTVRQPDPKTGKVVLWLTPLAVALIMVEVVDLVFAVDSVPAVFAVTQDTFIVYTSNIFAILGLRSLYFALAAAMNRFRYLQVSLAIILVLVGIKIFLVPLHIHIDTLLSLLVTISILAGGIIFSLYKTRNEPDISAEQQPKTGQLEP, encoded by the coding sequence ATGGAATCGCTTCTTGCCGCCCTATCGGGTGATTTTCTAGGTACCCCCGTCTATTTTTGGATCGCGTTCATCACGATCGTGATCGCTCTATTGGTTTTCGACCTCGGTGTCCTCCACAAGGACGAGCACGAGATCGGCGCCAAGGAGAGCCTGACACTTTACGGCTTCTACGTCGCTATTGCCCTGGCCTTTGGTGGCTGGGTGTGGTGGCAGCGCGGCGCGCAAGCCGGTCTCGAATTCTATACCGGCTATTTGCTCGAACAGAGCCTGGCGATGGACAATATGTTCGTCATCGCCACCATTTTTGGCTTCCTCGCCATTCCCCGCATCTATCAGCACCGCGTGCTGTTCTGGGGCATTCTGGGCGTTATCCTGTTCCGCGCGGTCCTGATCGGCCTCGGCGCAGCGCTGGTCAACGAGTTCAACTGGATATTGTTCGGCTTCGGTGCCTTCCTGGTCTTTACCGGCATCCGCATGTTCGCCCACCAGGACGAAGAACCCAATCTGGAAGAAAACAAGGTCTTCCAGTTCATCTCCAAGCGCTTCCGCGTGACCAAGCAACTGCATGGCCGCAATTTCACGGTCAGGCAGCCCGACCCCAAAACCGGCAAGGTCGTTCTATGGCTGACGCCGCTGGCCGTGGCGCTGATCATGGTGGAAGTGGTTGACCTGGTATTTGCGGTGGATTCTGTGCCCGCCGTCTTCGCGGTGACGCAGGACACGTTCATCGTCTATACGTCCAATATCTTCGCCATTCTCGGCCTGCGTTCGCTCTACTTTGCCTTGGCCGCTGCGATGAACCGCTTCCGCTACCTGCAGGTGTCGTTGGCGATCATTCTGGTGCTGGTGGGTATCAAGATCTTCCTCGTGCCGCTGCACATCCATATCGACACATTGCTCTCGCTGCTTGTGACGATCAGTATCCTGGCGGGCGGGATTATCTTCTCGCTCTACAAGACGCGCAACGAGCCCGATATCTCAGCCGAACAGCAGCCGAAAACCGGCCAGCTCGAACCTTAA
- a CDS encoding ABC transporter permease produces the protein MPTPAHESQADVHPAAAAINPRFAHSESYLSLVWRRLRRSIMGMMGLVLVALMLFVAVFADFFAPIDPKQPNIGFAPPDTISFFHADGSFTPLPVIYPIAEGEELDPITFQPIVGPDYENPTELGFFVQGYAYHILWLIPANIHFFGPTDPTKTLHLLGTDKFGRDILSRGIVGSRISLTIALIVTALTTIVGTLVGITSGYLGGRFDRWTQKFVEFVLAFPQLPLYLALTSLIPITAPSNIFIAFVIGVMAVLGWAQLSREVRSKTLSLARIEYVRAAIAVGSSDGRIITRHILPNVMSHIIVAVTLSVPSVVLLESFLGFLGFAVKPPLISWGLMLQDTGSFSVIGSYPWILSPVIFVLITVFAFNALGDGLRDAIDPY, from the coding sequence ATGCCCACGCCAGCCCACGAGTCGCAGGCCGACGTGCATCCGGCGGCCGCCGCCATCAATCCGCGTTTTGCCCATAGCGAAAGCTATCTGAGCCTGGTCTGGCGCCGGCTCCGCCGCTCGATCATGGGCATGATGGGCCTCGTCCTGGTGGCGCTGATGCTCTTCGTGGCGGTCTTTGCCGATTTCTTCGCACCGATCGACCCCAAGCAACCCAATATCGGCTTTGCACCTCCCGATACGATCAGCTTCTTCCACGCCGATGGCAGCTTCACCCCGCTCCCGGTGATCTACCCGATTGCCGAGGGCGAAGAACTCGATCCCATCACCTTCCAGCCCATTGTCGGGCCGGATTATGAAAACCCCACCGAATTGGGCTTTTTCGTCCAGGGCTATGCCTACCACATCCTCTGGCTGATCCCCGCCAATATCCACTTCTTCGGCCCCACCGATCCAACCAAGACCCTGCATCTGCTGGGCACCGACAAATTCGGCCGCGATATTCTCTCGCGCGGCATAGTCGGCTCCCGCATCTCGCTCACCATCGCCCTCATCGTTACCGCCCTCACCACTATCGTCGGAACGCTGGTGGGCATTACCTCGGGCTATCTGGGCGGGCGGTTTGACCGCTGGACGCAGAAATTCGTCGAATTCGTGCTCGCCTTCCCGCAATTGCCGCTCTATCTGGCGCTGACCTCGCTCATCCCCATCACCGCCCCCTCCAATATCTTCATCGCCTTTGTCATCGGCGTCATGGCGGTATTGGGCTGGGCGCAATTGAGCCGGGAAGTGCGCTCCAAGACGCTGTCCCTCGCCCGCATCGAATATGTGCGCGCCGCCATTGCGGTGGGCTCGTCCGATGGCCGCATCATCACCCGCCACATCCTGCCCAATGTGATGAGCCATATCATCGTGGCGGTGACGCTTTCGGTCCCCTCCGTAGTGCTGCTTGAAAGCTTCCTCGGCTTCCTGGGTTTTGCGGTGAAGCCGCCGCTGATCTCCTGGGGCCTGATGCTGCAGGATACCGGCTCCTTCTCGGTCATCGGCTCCTATCCCTGGATCCTCTCGCCCGTCATCTTCGTGCTGATCACGGTCTTTGCGTTCAACGCATTGGGCGATGGCCTGCGCGACGCTATCGATCCGTATTGA
- a CDS encoding ABC transporter ATP-binding protein → MTNTTSKPVSDTRHDLGSHGRELILDARNIGVNFKVEGGVVNAVHDVSFQLHKGETIALVGESGSGKSVTARTLMKLLTKRATILPNSRITLSGKDVVATSERDMRKLRGNDIAMIFQEPMSSLNPVYTIGQQICEILHLHNRISRKEAMERAEKLLEEVQIPDPGARLRQYPHQLSGGQRQRVMIAMALANRPDVLIADEPTTALDVTVQAQILNLIKDLKDKYGMAVILITHDLTVVRQFSDYVYVMQNGRVQEHNATEALFANPQHAYTKHLLNSEPKGTANPLVGEHDTVLEGKSVKVAFTLKRGGFFKPDFFELKAVDDLDLKLSRHETLGIVGESGSGKTTFGQALIRLINNQGGEIYFDGQPIHDKDRAAMRPLRSRMQIVFQDPFASLNPRMSIRQIIEEGLIVNNIGANGRERLDRVRQALKDAGMPDGILNRFPHEFSGGQRQRIAIARAVALEPEFILLDEPTSALDLSVQAQIIDLLRKLQNEKGLSYLFISHDLKVVRALCHRVMVMQRGKIVEQGPVADVLTNPQTEYTARLVRAAFEIAA, encoded by the coding sequence ATGACCAACACAACCAGCAAGCCTGTTTCCGACACCCGCCACGACCTGGGCAGCCATGGCCGCGAACTGATCCTTGATGCCCGCAATATCGGGGTCAATTTCAAGGTCGAGGGCGGCGTGGTCAACGCCGTGCACGACGTCTCGTTCCAGCTGCACAAGGGCGAAACCATTGCTCTGGTGGGTGAATCCGGCTCGGGTAAGTCCGTGACGGCCCGCACGCTGATGAAGCTTCTGACCAAGCGGGCGACCATCCTGCCCAATTCGCGCATCACGCTCTCGGGCAAGGATGTCGTCGCCACCAGCGAGCGCGATATGCGCAAGCTGCGCGGCAATGACATTGCCATGATTTTTCAGGAGCCGATGAGCTCGCTGAACCCGGTCTATACGATCGGCCAGCAGATTTGCGAAATCCTGCATCTGCACAATCGCATCTCCCGCAAGGAGGCCATGGAGCGCGCCGAAAAGCTGCTCGAGGAAGTGCAGATCCCCGATCCCGGCGCGCGGTTGCGCCAATATCCGCACCAGCTCTCGGGCGGTCAGCGCCAGCGCGTCATGATCGCCATGGCGCTCGCCAACCGGCCGGACGTGCTGATTGCCGATGAACCCACCACCGCCCTCGACGTGACCGTGCAGGCCCAGATTCTCAATCTGATCAAGGACCTCAAGGACAAATACGGCATGGCGGTGATCCTGATCACCCATGATCTGACCGTGGTCCGCCAGTTCTCGGACTATGTCTATGTGATGCAAAACGGCCGTGTGCAGGAGCACAACGCGACCGAAGCGTTGTTCGCCAATCCGCAGCACGCCTATACCAAGCACCTGCTCAATTCCGAGCCCAAGGGCACGGCCAATCCGCTGGTCGGCGAGCATGACACTGTGCTCGAAGGCAAGAGCGTCAAGGTCGCCTTCACCCTCAAGCGCGGCGGCTTCTTCAAGCCCGATTTCTTCGAGCTGAAGGCCGTCGACGATCTCGATCTCAAGCTCTCCCGCCACGAAACCCTCGGCATTGTGGGCGAGTCAGGTTCGGGCAAGACCACATTCGGCCAGGCCCTGATCCGGCTCATCAACAACCAGGGCGGTGAAATCTACTTCGACGGCCAGCCGATCCACGACAAGGACCGCGCCGCCATGCGCCCGCTGCGCAGCCGCATGCAGATCGTCTTCCAGGATCCGTTTGCGAGCCTCAATCCCCGCATGTCGATCCGCCAGATCATCGAGGAAGGCCTGATCGTCAACAATATCGGCGCCAATGGCCGCGAACGCCTCGATCGCGTCCGCCAGGCGCTCAAGGATGCCGGCATGCCCGATGGCATTCTCAACCGTTTCCCGCACGAGTTTTCCGGCGGCCAGCGCCAGCGCATCGCCATTGCGCGCGCCGTGGCGCTGGAGCCAGAATTCATCCTGCTGGACGAACCCACCTCGGCGCTGGACCTGTCCGTCCAGGCGCAGATCATCGATCTGCTGCGCAAGCTGCAGAACGAAAAAGGCCTCTCCTACCTGTTCATCAGCCACGACCTCAAAGTCGTGCGCGCCCTCTGCCACCGCGTCATGGTCATGCAGCGGGGCAAGATCGTGGAACAGGGTCCGGTCGCCGATGTCCTTACCAATCCCCAAACCGAATATACGGCAAGGCTGGTCCGCGCCGCATTCGAAATAGCCGCCTAG